The Pyrococcus horikoshii OT3 genome includes a window with the following:
- a CDS encoding DNA topoisomerase IV subunit A, whose product MKLKRQKPKEKFSYDPQKVLKKLEDLAWKILEEAKSGKNPYFDVPTRGLNNVYFDEESRLIRLGDRLSRRYFLNVAHARKFMQTLILMAYIKRLVSEGKHASLREAYYANKHTVPGTRENTFEDQSESDPIIEDLERMLGVLREEMHITADRRGYIYGDIVIKDGEDEFNASKLGTGGWAVPGTVEHIQFPEINVDYVLVVETAAMADRLIEEKYPKRENCLIVATQGQASRGVRRLIHRLHYEEGLPIIVFTDGDPYGWYIYSTIKRGSINLAYLSEKLATPDAKFVGMTMDDIKEYNLENVTEKLKGIPPDKKGGPTGDYKRLIEELNYPWFQDKEWQRQLKLALKWGVRIEQQALANKSLEFVAKEYLPEKIREGKLLP is encoded by the coding sequence TTGAAGTTGAAGAGGCAGAAGCCTAAAGAAAAGTTTTCTTATGATCCTCAAAAGGTCCTTAAAAAGCTTGAAGATCTCGCCTGGAAAATACTCGAAGAGGCTAAATCAGGAAAGAATCCTTACTTTGATGTTCCAACTAGAGGATTAAATAACGTCTATTTTGATGAAGAATCAAGGTTAATTAGACTTGGAGATAGACTCTCAAGGAGATACTTCCTCAACGTTGCGCATGCTAGAAAATTCATGCAGACCCTGATACTCATGGCATATATAAAGAGGCTAGTGAGCGAAGGAAAACATGCAAGCTTAAGAGAAGCTTACTATGCCAACAAGCACACCGTTCCAGGAACGAGGGAAAATACGTTTGAAGATCAGAGCGAGAGCGATCCAATAATAGAAGATCTAGAAAGGATGCTTGGAGTTCTAAGGGAAGAAATGCATATTACCGCTGATAGAAGGGGATACATTTATGGTGATATAGTGATTAAGGATGGAGAAGATGAGTTCAATGCATCAAAGCTTGGAACAGGAGGATGGGCCGTTCCTGGGACAGTGGAACATATTCAATTCCCGGAGATAAATGTTGATTACGTTCTTGTAGTTGAGACCGCTGCAATGGCCGATCGTTTAATAGAAGAGAAGTACCCTAAGAGGGAAAACTGTCTGATCGTTGCAACTCAGGGACAGGCTTCGAGAGGTGTGAGGAGACTTATCCATAGACTTCACTATGAGGAAGGTTTACCCATAATAGTATTCACGGATGGAGATCCTTATGGATGGTACATATATTCAACGATAAAGAGGGGTTCAATTAATTTGGCATACCTAAGCGAAAAGCTGGCGACCCCAGATGCTAAGTTCGTTGGAATGACCATGGATGATATTAAGGAGTATAATCTTGAGAATGTAACTGAGAAGCTTAAGGGAATTCCCCCGGATAAGAAGGGAGGCCCCACCGGGGACTATAAGAGGTTAATAGAGGAACTTAACTATCCATGGTTCCAGGATAAGGAGTGGCAGAGGCAACTCAAGTTAGCCCTAAAATGGGGAGTCAGAATAGAACAACAAGCCCTCGCTAATAAATCCCTCGAATTTGTTGCTAAGGAGTATTTACCCGAGAAGATTAGGGAGGGTAAGCTACTCCCGTGA
- the top6B gene encoding DNA topoisomerase VI subunit B, with protein MAEAKDLFKEFKVQSVSEFFRRNAAMLGYTGKIRSLTTIIHEAVTNSLDACEEAGILPTIRVEIEELGKEHYKVIVEDNGPGIPEEYIPHVFGKMLAGTKAHRNIQSRGQQGIGISGAVMFAQITTGKPTRVITSTGGEIVEAWVKIDVQKNEGKIVKKVKHPNPKGWRGTRIEMEVKDVKYVRSRQGVYWYLKLTAIANPHAYIELVEPDGKLVVFPRSSEEIPKPPVEMKPHPKGVMVDDVYTMAHRSKRSSVKRFLVSEFSRISEKKIEELIKYVAAIRLLKSEQNEEIKEKLREKLINGDVDSVLRSFGRKWKKEVEKVAKIMEKPPEKLTWQEAEEIVEAFKLMKFLAPPTHGLRPIGEENIKRGLTGILKPEFVTAVTRSPKVYAGGIPFQVEVGLAYGGQISGSEILRYANRVPLLFDAGSCVITSAVRSIDWKRYKIDSFDSAPLVVLVNVISVHVPYTSTGKQSIADIEEIYNEIRLALMDAARKLALYLGGKYRRMYQIKRRKTLEKYLPEIARSLHILTGEPEEKIREYFLKLIESKIEVEEVESVEVEEAEA; from the coding sequence ATGGCCGAGGCTAAGGATTTATTTAAGGAATTCAAAGTTCAGAGTGTCAGTGAGTTCTTTAGAAGAAACGCTGCAATGTTAGGATATACGGGCAAGATAAGGTCACTAACGACTATAATTCATGAAGCGGTGACGAATTCCTTAGATGCATGTGAAGAAGCGGGAATCCTTCCAACGATTAGGGTTGAAATAGAGGAACTTGGAAAAGAGCACTATAAGGTGATAGTCGAAGATAACGGCCCAGGAATACCTGAAGAGTACATACCCCATGTATTTGGAAAGATGCTTGCCGGAACGAAGGCCCACAGAAACATCCAGAGTAGGGGCCAGCAGGGAATAGGTATCAGTGGGGCCGTAATGTTCGCTCAGATAACGACAGGGAAACCTACTAGGGTAATAACATCGACTGGAGGAGAAATTGTCGAGGCTTGGGTAAAGATAGATGTGCAAAAAAACGAAGGAAAGATCGTGAAAAAGGTGAAGCATCCAAATCCTAAGGGGTGGAGAGGAACTAGGATTGAAATGGAGGTTAAAGACGTAAAGTACGTTCGCTCTAGGCAGGGTGTTTATTGGTACCTTAAGCTAACGGCCATAGCGAATCCTCACGCCTACATAGAACTTGTGGAACCTGATGGAAAGCTCGTAGTATTCCCACGTTCTAGCGAGGAAATTCCGAAACCTCCCGTTGAAATGAAGCCTCACCCTAAGGGTGTGATGGTTGATGACGTGTATACAATGGCCCATAGAAGTAAGAGATCAAGCGTTAAACGATTCTTAGTTTCCGAGTTTTCCAGGATCAGTGAAAAGAAAATCGAGGAGCTCATAAAGTACGTAGCTGCCATAAGATTACTGAAGTCGGAGCAAAATGAGGAGATTAAAGAAAAGCTTCGGGAGAAGCTAATTAATGGGGATGTTGATTCAGTGCTTAGGTCTTTTGGAAGAAAGTGGAAGAAGGAAGTTGAAAAAGTTGCTAAAATAATGGAGAAACCTCCAGAAAAACTTACCTGGCAGGAGGCTGAAGAAATAGTCGAGGCATTTAAATTGATGAAATTCCTGGCTCCTCCTACACATGGCCTTAGGCCAATAGGGGAAGAGAATATAAAGAGGGGACTAACGGGAATTTTAAAACCTGAGTTTGTAACCGCTGTGACGAGGTCACCGAAGGTTTACGCTGGTGGCATCCCATTCCAAGTTGAAGTCGGGTTAGCCTATGGTGGGCAAATTTCAGGATCCGAGATCTTGAGGTATGCAAACAGGGTTCCCTTACTTTTTGACGCCGGTTCGTGTGTCATAACCTCAGCAGTTAGGAGCATTGATTGGAAAAGGTATAAGATAGATTCCTTTGATTCTGCCCCTCTAGTTGTTTTGGTGAACGTCATTAGCGTTCACGTTCCCTATACGAGTACTGGAAAGCAGAGTATAGCAGATATAGAGGAAATATATAATGAAATAAGATTGGCCTTAATGGATGCAGCCAGGAAACTGGCCCTATATCTTGGAGGGAAGTATAGGAGAATGTACCAGATTAAAAGAAGAAAAACGCTTGAGAAGTACTTACCCGAGATAGCTAGATCCCTTCACATTCTCACGGGAGAGCCAGAAGAAAAGATTAGAGAATACTTCCTAAAGCTGATAGAGAGCAAAATTGAGGTTGAGGAGGTGGAAAGCGTTGAAGTTGAAGAGGCAGAAGCCTAA